A DNA window from Phragmites australis chromosome 11, lpPhrAust1.1, whole genome shotgun sequence contains the following coding sequences:
- the LOC133885146 gene encoding cysteine-rich receptor-like protein kinase 6, with amino-acid sequence MATRRPTQHRFCSHLAGVAATFLLAALHAPLTLAQEQPPPWLSCGPSPVSGNYTENSIYQANINRLSATLPKNASSSTVLYATDRVGSIPDVVYAHALCRGDANASACESCVATAFLGAQQGCPLFKDVMIFYDLCQLRFSNRNFFLDNDYIVDTYILQGSQAVSTPADAFDAAVRLLVNATADYTAENSSKRFGTGEEGFDNSNPKIYALSQCTPDRTVDTCRTCLSTIIGQLPNYFNGRNGGGVFGVWCNFRYEVYPFFSGGSLLQLPELVATPPAPAPPATRRQDKSRNKTAIVLPIVMPIAGVLLAITVTCFWRRRRSAAESFPPYSISSDGIQSADMLILDLSTLRVATEDFAESKMLGKGGFGIVYKGVLPDGQEIAVKRLCQSSRQGIGELKSELVLVAKLHHKNLVRLIGVCLQDNEKILAYEYMPNRSLDTILFDSERNRELDWGKRFNIINGVARGLQYLHEDSQLKIVHRDLKASNILLDFDYVPKISDFGLAKIFGEDQSKYVTLRVAGTYGYMAPEYAMRGQYSIKSDVFSFGVLVLEIVTGRRNSGSFNTEQDVDLLNLVWEHWTRGNVIELFDPSWNDHPPIEQMLKCIHIGLLCVQRKPAARPTMSWVSIMLSSSTVRLPSLSRQDFFMQEVTANDSSISATRPGASGCTDNSVEMSCNEASVTELLPR; translated from the exons ATGgccacgcggcggcccacgcAACACCGCTTTTGTTCCCACCTCGCTGGCGTTGCCGCAACCTTTCTCCTCGCCGCACTCCATGCGCCGCTCACCCTCGCTCAAGAGCAACCGCCGCCGTGGCTTTCGTGCGGCCCCTCCCCGGTCAGCGGCAACTACACGGAGAACAGCATCTACCAAGCCAACATCAATCGACTGTCTGCCACCCTCCCCAAgaacgcctcctcctccaccgtccTCTACGCCACAGACCGCGTCGGCTCCATCCCCGATGTCGTCTACGCCCACGCCCTCTGCCGTGGCGACGCCAACGCCTCCGCCTGCGAGAGTTGCGTTGCGACCGCCTTCCTGGGCGCGCAGCAGGGGTGCCCGCTCTTCAAGGACGTCATGATCTTCTACGACCTCTGCCAGCTCCGCTTCTCCAACCGGAATTTCTTCCTGGACAATGACTACATCGTCGACACGTACATCCTGCAGGGCTCCCAGGCCGTGAGCACGCCGGCGGACGCGTTTGACGCCGCCGTCCGCCTGCTCGTCAACGCCACCGCCGACTACACAGCGGAGAACTCGTCCAAGAGATTCGGCACGGGAGAGGAGGGCTTCGACAATAGCAACCCCAAGATTTACGCGCTGTCGCAGTGCACGCCGGACAGGACGGTGGACACCTGCCGCACCTGTCTTAGCACCATTATTGGGCAGCTGCCCAACTATTTCAACGGAAGGAATGGTGGGGGAGTTTTCGGGGTGTGGTGCAACTTCCGGTATGAGGTGTATCCTTTCTTCTCCGGCGGCTCGCTTCTGCAGCTTCCGGAGCTCGTGGCGACGCCGCCAGCACCTGCACCACCGGCGACCAGAAGACAAG ACAAATCGAGAAATAAGACAGCTATAGTCCTGCCAATTGTGATGCCTATAGCCGGTGTACTACTGGCCATAACTGTGACATGCttttggaggaggagaagatcaGCAGCAGAATCTTTTCCACCTT ACTCAATTAGTTCAGATGGCATTCAAAGTGCTGATATGCTTATTCTGGATCTATCAACACTACGAGTTGCTACTGAAGACTTTGCCGAAAGCAAAATGCTCGGTAAAGGAGGGTTTGGTATAGTTTATAAG GGAGTCCTACCTGATGGTCAAGAAATAGCGGTGAAAAGGCTTTGTCAGAGTTCTAGACAAGGAATAGGAGAGCTAAAAAGTGAACTAGTTCTGGTTGCTAAGCTTCACCACAAGAATCTTGTGAGGCTTATAGGTGTTTGCTTGCAAGATAATGAGAAAATACTTGCCTATGAATATATGCCCAATAGAAGCCTTGATACGATTCTTTTTG ATTCTGAGAGAAACAGAGAGCTAGATTGGGGAAAGAGATTCAATATTATCAATGGAGTTGCTAGAGGATTACAATATCTCCACGAAGATTCTCAACTGAAGATAGTTCACCGGGACCTGAAAGCAAGCAACATTCTATTAGACTTCGATTACGTACCTAAGATCTCTGACTTCGGCTTAGCAAAGATTTTTGGAGAAGATCAATCAAAATATGTCACCCTTCGTGTTGCTGGGACATA TGGATACATGGCACCAGAATACGCCATGCGTGGTCAGTATTCAATCAAGTCAGACGTGTTTAGCTTCGGTGTGTTGGTTTTAGAGATTGTCACAGGAAGAAGAAACAGTGGCTCATTTAACACCGAGCAAGATGTTGATCTCTTAAATCTT GTGTGGGAGCACTGGACCAGGGGAAATGTCATCGAGTTGTTCGATCCATCTTGGAACGACCATCCTCCCATTGAGCAGATGTTGAAGTGCATCCACATCGGGCTACTGTGTGTTCAGAGAAAACCTGCAGCTAGGCCGACAATGTCGTGGGTAAGCATCATGCTTAGCAGCAGCACGGTGCGTCTCCCTTCTCTTTCCAGGCAAGACTTCTTTATGCAGGAGGTTACTGCGAATGACAGCTCCATTTCAGCAACACGGCCAGGAGCTTCAGGGTGCACCGATAATTCAGTAGAAATGTCATGTAACGAAGCATCAGTCACTGAGCTCTTGCCAAGATGA